One part of the Brachionichthys hirsutus isolate HB-005 unplaced genomic scaffold, CSIRO-AGI_Bhir_v1 contig_445, whole genome shotgun sequence genome encodes these proteins:
- the LOC137913861 gene encoding 14 kDa phosphohistidine phosphatase-like, whose amino-acid sequence MCLLPQVHRSNQKLDWSFSGLLCNTADIYDKVSEELEKGGLLDCECVGGGRIKHDPQAKQIHVYGYSIGFGRANHVTATEKLKAQYPGYEVTWDNEGY is encoded by the exons atgtgtttgctgcctCAAGTCCATCGCTCGAACCAAAAACTGGACTGGAGTTTCTCTGGGCTCTTGTGCAACACGG ccgaTATCTATGACAAGGTTtctgaggagctggagaagggagGCCTCCTGGACTGTGAGTGTGTCGGAGGAGGGAGGATCAAACACGACCCCCAGGCCAAGCAGATCCACGTTTATGGATACTCCATA GGATTTGGGAGAGCAAACCACGTCACAGCTACCGAGAAACTAAAGGCTCAATATCCAGGCTATGAGGTCACCTGGGACAATGAGGGATACTGA